The Ignavibacteriales bacterium genome has a window encoding:
- a CDS encoding NAD(P)-dependent alcohol dehydrogenase, producing the protein MKAVVYTKYGSPDVLQLKDIEKPAPKKNEVLIKIHAASVNAYDWHFLTADIFLLRLMGGGLLKPKFTGLGADIAGRVEAVGKNVKQFQPGDEVFGMVRGGFAEYACALEDGLALKPSNLSFEEAAAVPMAAVTALQGLRDEGRIQAGQKVLINGASGGVGTFAVQIAKSFGAEVTAVCSTRNVDQARSLGADHVIDYTKEDFTQGGQQYDLIFAANGYHPLSAYKRALTPKGIYVMAGGSKAQIFQAMLLGSWMSEKGGRKMGGVSAKRSQKDLLILKELLEAGKVIPVIDRRYPLQEAAEALRYLGAGHARGKVVITMEERV; encoded by the coding sequence ATGAAAGCGGTTGTATACACAAAATATGGATCGCCGGATGTTCTTCAACTCAAGGACATCGAGAAACCTGCGCCCAAGAAGAATGAAGTCCTGATAAAGATTCATGCGGCGTCCGTCAATGCATATGACTGGCATTTCCTGACCGCTGACATATTCTTGTTACGTCTGATGGGCGGGGGACTGCTTAAACCCAAATTTACTGGACTCGGCGCCGACATAGCGGGCCGGGTTGAAGCGGTTGGAAAAAACGTCAAGCAGTTTCAGCCGGGTGATGAGGTCTTCGGGATGGTGCGGGGCGGTTTTGCCGAGTATGCATGTGCTCTTGAAGATGGATTGGCGCTGAAACCGTCCAATCTATCGTTCGAGGAAGCAGCAGCCGTACCTATGGCGGCGGTCACTGCTCTGCAGGGCCTGCGCGATGAAGGGCGGATTCAAGCAGGACAAAAAGTTTTGATCAATGGTGCCTCGGGCGGCGTGGGAACATTTGCGGTGCAGATTGCCAAATCATTCGGGGCTGAAGTGACCGCCGTGTGCAGCACGAGGAACGTGGATCAGGCGCGCTCGCTTGGGGCAGACCATGTGATCGATTACACCAAAGAAGATTTTACCCAAGGCGGTCAGCAGTATGACCTCATTTTTGCTGCAAACGGATATCATCCGCTTTCAGCTTATAAGCGCGCCTTAACTCCCAAAGGTATTTATGTGATGGCGGGAGGATCCAAGGCACAAATTTTCCAGGCTATGCTCTTGGGATCGTGGATGTCGGAAAAAGGCGGCAGGAAAATGGGAGGCGTATCGGCAAAACGAAGCCAAAAAGATTTGCTTATTCTCAAAGAGCTTCTGGAAGCGGGCAAAGTCATCCCCGTTATCGATAGACGGTATCCGTTACAAGAGGCAGCCGAAGCGCTTCGGTATCTTGGAGCAGGACATGCTCGAGGGAAGGTAGTAATAACTATGGAAGAACGAGTATGA
- a CDS encoding ribonuclease H-like domain-containing protein codes for MSHVVLDIETLGFPVESFDEIQQKYLLKFAETDAERLETIQKLSLYPTTAQIIAIGMLNPETNRAKILFQSDEKLDYHSDDELVHFKSGSEKEIVEQFWLDIGHYDQFVTFNGRGFDCPFLMLRSAILQVQPTRNLMPYRYDASIHCDLLEQFTFYGALRKFNLDFYCKSFGIESPKAHGVTGLDMKQLTDEKRFREIAEYNLRDLQATAELFRRWEKFLSV; via the coding sequence ATGTCGCACGTCGTGCTTGATATTGAAACCCTTGGCTTCCCTGTCGAATCGTTTGATGAAATCCAGCAAAAATATTTACTGAAGTTTGCTGAGACAGATGCAGAACGTCTTGAAACAATCCAGAAGCTCAGTCTCTACCCGACCACCGCACAAATTATCGCCATTGGCATGTTGAATCCTGAAACGAATCGCGCCAAGATTCTTTTCCAATCGGATGAGAAGCTGGATTATCATTCGGATGATGAACTCGTGCATTTCAAATCGGGAAGCGAGAAAGAAATTGTTGAACAGTTCTGGCTGGATATCGGACATTATGACCAATTCGTGACGTTCAACGGGCGCGGATTCGACTGTCCGTTCTTGATGCTGCGCTCTGCGATTCTCCAGGTCCAACCGACACGCAACCTGATGCCGTACCGGTACGATGCGTCCATTCATTGCGATTTGCTTGAACAATTCACGTTTTACGGTGCACTGCGCAAGTTTAATTTAGATTTCTATTGCAAGTCTTTCGGCATTGAAAGTCCGAAAGCGCATGGCGTAACCGGATTGGATATGAAACAATTAACTGACGAGAAACGATTTCGAGAAATAGCGGAATACAATCTTCGGGATTTGCAGGCAACGGCTGAGTTATTTAGAAGATGGGAAAAGTTTTTGAGTGTGTGA
- a CDS encoding AI-2E family transporter: MLASASLSNKPFLKVIAFLGLIIFLFWIASFFPDLVLTLILSTLIAFVLKPLVRILESRLNLKRGVAIGVVFFLVGGIVVLTLVETIPFLIARLRLMYEQLRQFPFEAKLTVAAKEMTAHMPFVNSSTIDSKVHEFIQRIILSAGDATNTAVSYLANLLIIPFITYFILAEGDIGIKTFVEKIPNKYFEMSLNIMDKVGKELVSYLRGLILECSIVGVISIIGFMIIGIPYAIIIGVLTGIANLVPYLGFIAGACLALFASLTQTGDFRMVLPIVILTGIVRLIDDLVLQPLCFGKSLDMHPVAVVLTLLIGHQLMGVSGMIISIPIATILRVSATETYWALKHYTITA; this comes from the coding sequence GCTTCCCTATCGAACAAACCATTTCTCAAAGTCATTGCGTTCTTAGGACTTATTATTTTCCTTTTCTGGATCGCGTCGTTCTTTCCTGATCTTGTGTTAACGTTGATCCTGTCCACTCTTATAGCGTTCGTACTCAAACCGCTTGTTCGTATCTTAGAATCCAGACTTAATCTGAAACGCGGAGTTGCTATTGGTGTGGTCTTCTTCCTGGTGGGAGGAATTGTTGTCCTTACATTGGTTGAAACAATTCCGTTCCTGATCGCCCGCCTCCGGCTGATGTATGAGCAGCTACGGCAATTTCCATTTGAAGCGAAGTTGACCGTGGCAGCAAAGGAAATGACAGCACACATGCCTTTTGTGAATTCCTCAACCATTGATAGTAAGGTTCACGAGTTTATACAGCGGATCATTCTCTCTGCCGGCGATGCAACGAACACTGCGGTTTCTTATCTGGCAAATCTTCTCATCATTCCCTTCATCACGTATTTCATTTTAGCAGAAGGCGACATTGGGATAAAAACATTTGTGGAGAAAATTCCGAATAAATATTTTGAGATGTCGCTGAATATTATGGACAAGGTCGGGAAAGAACTTGTCTCCTACCTGCGAGGGTTGATTCTTGAGTGCAGTATTGTCGGAGTAATCTCAATCATAGGATTCATGATTATCGGTATTCCTTATGCAATCATTATTGGTGTGCTGACGGGAATTGCCAACCTTGTTCCGTATCTTGGGTTTATTGCCGGTGCCTGCCTTGCGCTCTTCGCATCTTTGACGCAGACGGGCGATTTCAGGATGGTGTTACCGATTGTAATTCTCACCGGAATCGTCCGGCTTATCGATGACCTTGTCCTGCAGCCACTGTGTTTTGGCAAGTCGCTGGATATGCATCCTGTCGCGGTGGTACTCACACTTCTCATCGGACATCAACTCATGGGAGTTTCAGGAATGATCATTTCCATTCCTATCGCAACGATTCTTCGCGTGTCAGCAACGGAAACATACTGGGCTTTGAAACACTACACTATCACAGCTTAA
- a CDS encoding AI-2E family transporter has translation MSTEHKRLMMATSNRPLVKVLLLLGIIIGGFWISSFFPDLVLTLIISILSAFILRPLVAFLEFRCGIRRIFSVSIVFLLIGGSLILMGIVFIPMIIERLQILYDGFKNFPFDQKLNEAAISLTANIPFLDPETVTQKVHAFVQSGLEGLSGFLASAAGFLVNLVIVPFITFFILAEGDTAAKKFIERVPNKYFEMVLNALDKIQKELVGYLRGWILDSVIVGVLNIAGFYLIGVNYAILLGIIAGISNLIPYVGPFFGVVPAILISLSQCGDFRQVFPILAVSIILMQLLDNIVIQPLCFSKSVDMHPVTVILVLIIGNSMMGIAGMLLAIPIATILKSSAVESYWGLKNYRITA, from the coding sequence ATGTCAACAGAACACAAACGTCTCATGATGGCAACATCCAATAGGCCTTTGGTAAAGGTGCTCCTCCTTCTTGGAATCATTATTGGCGGGTTCTGGATTAGTTCCTTCTTCCCGGATCTGGTTCTGACACTCATCATCTCCATCCTTTCAGCGTTCATTCTTCGTCCCCTTGTCGCTTTCCTCGAATTCCGATGCGGCATACGTAGAATATTTTCCGTGAGCATTGTTTTTCTTCTTATTGGCGGCAGTCTCATCTTGATGGGTATTGTATTTATTCCAATGATCATTGAACGGCTCCAAATATTGTACGATGGATTTAAGAACTTTCCATTTGACCAGAAATTGAACGAAGCCGCTATCAGCTTAACGGCGAATATTCCATTCCTCGATCCGGAAACAGTGACGCAAAAAGTACATGCGTTTGTTCAAAGCGGATTAGAGGGATTGAGCGGGTTCCTCGCTTCCGCCGCCGGATTTCTTGTGAACCTCGTTATCGTCCCTTTCATCACGTTCTTCATTCTTGCTGAAGGCGATACAGCAGCCAAGAAATTCATCGAGCGGGTTCCCAATAAGTACTTTGAAATGGTTCTCAATGCGCTCGATAAAATTCAGAAAGAGCTCGTCGGCTACTTGCGAGGCTGGATTCTCGATTCTGTTATTGTCGGCGTACTGAACATTGCCGGTTTTTATCTGATCGGTGTGAATTACGCAATTCTACTCGGCATTATCGCCGGAATCTCAAATCTCATTCCGTATGTAGGACCGTTCTTTGGCGTTGTTCCGGCGATTCTGATTTCTCTTTCACAATGCGGAGATTTCAGGCAGGTATTTCCCATTCTCGCTGTCTCGATCATTCTGATGCAGCTGCTCGATAATATTGTCATTCAGCCGCTTTGCTTTTCCAAGTCGGTCGATATGCATCCGGTGACGGTGATTTTAGTTCTCATCATTGGAAACTCTATGATGGGAATTGCCGGTATGCTGCTCGCCATACCGATTGCAACAATTCTTAAGTCATCAGCTGTTGAAAGCTATTGGGGGTTGAAAAACTACCGCATCACTGCTTAG